GACGGAAACCCGCTGCCATCCATCCCAACGGGATGGAAACCACTCCAGGAGAATCAGGCCTTTCTCCCAGAGATAGAGCGCGGGGGTTTCGCCCCGCACATAAGCGATCGCTTGTCCATCCGGGCCGGGGGCAGCCGGACCGATCCCGCCCGCATCAGGATCCAGGATCCGGTAATCGGCGCCATCCCGACGGATGGCCGCGAGGGCGACACGGGGAGGTAAGGCGCTTGGGGACATCACCTCCAGGATCAGCCACTCCGGGCGGGCCGGCCATTCATATACGGCCAGCACGGGCTCCGGAACCTCCCAGGTGAGGTTCCGGACGACGTTCCCCTGGAGATCCCACTGATAGAGATCCGTATCCCGGATGCTCTCCATGAAACGACCGTCGGGGGAAAGCCGGATAGGCCGGAAGGGATCGATGGGGGGATCCGGCGGCCGGGCGAGGAGGCGCGCCCGGCCATCAGGATCGATCCGCCACAGCGCTCCTCCGCTCCAGTAAATCAGGCCCGCCGGAAGGCGCGCGGCGGTGAACGTCAGGCTCTCCCGCATCAGGAGAAAGGCGCTTCCCAGGTCCACGGCGCCGCGATCGGTATACCCCAGGCCGATCCCATGGAGGCCCGCGGCGATCCATGTTTCCTCCGCCGGTTCCCCGTCCCGCCGAACGTGAAGCGCCGGAAGCCCACTGGCCGACGTCGGAAGGGCCGTGCGCGGAGCCTCGCGGTGCAGGGCCCACTCCTCCAGGGTGCCGGTGATCGGGGAGCGATAGAGGATGCAGTCGATCCCCGGCGCCTCGCCGGGGGGCTGGCTCGCATAAAGAGGCGGGATGAACCGAACATGACGGCGCGCGTGTTCGTCCGGCGGAAGCTCCCGGGGGATCCAGCCCGGGGGATAGCGCACGGAGAGCGAGGCCTCCGGGATGTGGAGGACCGGCCAGGCCATGGGGTTCTCCCCCAGGAGGCCAGCGAACCCTGCGAAACTGCCTCCCGGCACGGTGAGCCAGATCAGCCGGCCCAGACGTTGCCACGGCTCCTCGCCCCCGCCCTCCCATCCGATGAGGACGCGATCGCTCCGGCCGGAGGCCTCCGATCGCCATGCCAGCGGAAGCCAAACCGCGGTCTCAGCGTGCCACAGCCGGGGGGAGAAGAACCTCCTATCCTCCCACCAGAGAGGCGGATCCCACCAGGGAAGCGAAGGCCCCTCTGCGCTGAAGACCGGCCGCGATCGATCCATCAGGTCGATGCGCAGCCATCCGCCGGGCCCCTTCCCACGATCCCCGGGCCGCATCAGGAGCAGGCGCCGGCCGTCCGGAGCCCAGATCGCCTCGCGCGGTCGCGGCGAGGGCACGAACAGCCAGAAGGCCCCAGATTCCAGGTCCAGAAGATGGAGCCCGGACCGATCCTCATCGGCCTCCGCATCCAACAGGATCGCCAGATCCCGTCCGGTAGGCGAGGGAAGGAGGCGGATCCGAGCCCTCTCCGGCGAGCGGGACTCCACCGGCAGGGAAGACGAGCGGATCTGTTCCGTGATCGGATCCAGCTGATGGAGGGTCCACCGGCCGTCGGCGTCATACGCGACAAAGGCGAGGCGCCCATCCGGCATCATTGTCAGGCTGTGGATCGCCCGGACCCGGCTGGTCGGATCGAAGCAAAGATCCGAATCCCGTCCTCCGGATTCCGGATCCAGGCGGGCCAGACAGAAGGGGCGTTCCGCCGGGACGAACCACAGCCGGAGGGATCCCATCGCCAGTGTCCATGCCATCCCTCCTGCGCCCGCGAGCCGGAGCTCCGGGAAGCGGTGGCGCTCTCCTGCCTGGGGGAAGAGCAGATCGAGCAGGAGATGCTCCGGCCGGGCCGGATCCGGCCGGACCAGGGCGAGGAACCGCTGATCCGGCGACCATAAGCCCGCGATGGCCTCTCGATCGACCCGCCACAGGGTCTCCCCTTCCGGATCCGTCACCCAGAGGCCATCGGTGCGGGGCCAGACAATGGGCCCAAGAGGAGAGGGTAGCGGTTCTGTGAGGCGGAGGAACGGAGCGGGCAGGGTGGACGGGCTTGACATAGGGAGCGGCGCAGTGGGTGGAGCGGTGGGGGTCGGGATCGATGACAGGGGAGAGGACCTGCTCCGGCACAGGCTCAGGAGGAGCAGGCTTGCAAGCCCCAGAGGGATCCACGCGGGTCGCACCGGTTTCATCCGTAGGACTTTTCTCCGCTCGGCTGCTGTGCGGAATCCGCCGCGGGCAGGGTGAACCAGAAGGTGCTGCCACGCCCCGGCGCGCTCTCCACGCCCACCTCCCCGCCCAGTTTCTCGACGATCATCCGCACGATGGAGAGCCCCAAGCCATGGCTTCCCGGCCGTCGATCCCGAACCCCGAAGGGAGTGAAGAGCCGGGCCTGCTCCTCCGGTGGGATCCCCGGCCCGTTATCTTTCACCCAGAACCGGAGCATGCCGTTCGGAAGGCGATCGGCCCCCAGAACCACGTGGGGAGGCTGCCCGCCGTATCGCAGGGCATTGCTCAGGTAATTCGCCCATACTTCTTCAAGCCATGGACCATATCCGAGGGCGGTCGGCCAGGACTCCGGCAGATGGATGCGGGCACCAGTCTCTGCGATCAGAGGGGCCAGTCGATCCAGGACTTCCTTCACAATCGCTTCCATAGCCACCGGTCCGCGAGGGACCTCCGTGTAGCGGACGCTGGCCAGCAGCAGGAACTCTTCGATCATTCGATGCATTTTCTTTCCCACCCGCTGGATCCAGCGCAGATGCTCTCGGAGCTCTTCTGCGGATAGTGTGTTCAGATCCTTCTCCAGGAACTCTGTTGCCCCTATGATGATGCCCAGAGGCTGTTTGAGGTCGTGAGCCGCCATATGGGCGAAGGCCTCCAGGTCCTGGTTCAGCCGGCTCAGCTCCTCCCGGTGCCGCCGCTCCTCCTCCAGCCATCGCGCCCGCTCCAGCGCAACGGCCACCGAGTTCACAAAGGGCATGACCAGCCGGAGATGGTCCTCGCGGAAAAAGCCAGGCTCGTGGCTGTCCAGCGCCAGCATTCCGATCACTCGATCCTGAGCGATGAGGGGGATCCCCATCCACGATCGGATGAGGGCATGCGGAGGCTCCGGGAAGACGGGATACTCCGCCGGCGCGTCCGGAAGGATCAGAGGCCTTCGCTCGAGGACGACCCGCGTGTTCGGGTTATCCCCAGGGATGGGGAACCGGAAGCCCAGGATGGACTCCGGGAGGCCGCTCTGCCCGACGATCTCGAGATATCCCTCCCGAAGCCACTGGACCGAAGCGCTGTCATAGGGGATGAGGGTGCGGAGTTGCTCCAGGATACGCTGGAGCATCTCGGCCAGAGTGGGAGCTTCCACCACCGCGGCGATGGCCTGCCGGAGGATTTCTGCTTCCCGCCAGCGGGCCTGGGCCTCCTCCAGGGAGCGCGCTTTGGCGATCGCCAGGGCGACGATGCGCGCCATGATCTCCCCCCGGGCGATCTCCTCATTGGTGAACCGGTGAGGGGTATTGTAGGCGATCAGGAGGCCCCCCAACCACGTCCCTCCGGCGATGAGCGGGAGGGCCAGCAGGGATCGAGTGGGGAACTGCGCCGCGA
Above is a genomic segment from Thermoflexus hugenholtzii JAD2 containing:
- a CDS encoding TolB family protein yields the protein MTDPEGETLWRVDREAIAGLWSPDQRFLALVRPDPARPEHLLLDLLFPQAGERHRFPELRLAGAGGMAWTLAMGSLRLWFVPAERPFCLARLDPESGGRDSDLCFDPTSRVRAIHSLTMMPDGRLAFVAYDADGRWTLHQLDPITEQIRSSSLPVESRSPERARIRLLPSPTGRDLAILLDAEADEDRSGLHLLDLESGAFWLFVPSPRPREAIWAPDGRRLLLMRPGDRGKGPGGWLRIDLMDRSRPVFSAEGPSLPWWDPPLWWEDRRFFSPRLWHAETAVWLPLAWRSEASGRSDRVLIGWEGGGEEPWQRLGRLIWLTVPGGSFAGFAGLLGENPMAWPVLHIPEASLSVRYPPGWIPRELPPDEHARRHVRFIPPLYASQPPGEAPGIDCILYRSPITGTLEEWALHREAPRTALPTSASGLPALHVRRDGEPAEETWIAAGLHGIGLGYTDRGAVDLGSAFLLMRESLTFTAARLPAGLIYWSGGALWRIDPDGRARLLARPPDPPIDPFRPIRLSPDGRFMESIRDTDLYQWDLQGNVVRNLTWEVPEPVLAVYEWPARPEWLILEVMSPSALPPRVALAAIRRDGADYRILDPDAGGIGPAAPGPDGQAIAYVRGETPALYLWEKGLILLEWFPSRWDGWQRVSVSHPAWAPDGRRLAWSVYARRERESQSAIVITDLRTRWAQVLPLWTRPEPYPPIPSGITWSADGQWLAFLAPSSDPRYGDVWVLRADGKEGRHLFADVKEIAWSPREPLLLALRPRWDGLWSVRLVEPGTWRLWEAPWPPGARPVDWRP
- a CDS encoding histidine kinase N-terminal 7TM domain-containing protein — protein: MSGPGVLYIFSLLGATLIALGLAGYAWRARPAPGAVALCAMQLLIALWTSGYALELSRASLTEKVFWAKAQYLGIAFIPTVWLIVALHYTGHERWTSPRRLGWLALEPLLTLGLAWTNEQHGWIWSSVALDWQGPFPRLAVIHGAWFYIHVAYAYSALLLATILFLRFLRRRPFPYRGQAGMMVLSVIAPWAANGLTALLNPFPTVTFDFTPYGFIVGGLALAWGAYRFRLLDIAPIAHETIIENMADGLIVLDASHRLVDLNPAAARMLGLDRDRALGRPAREILALWPDLTARLQEATETREEIVLGEGEARRFYELQISAVQDRRGRVMGWALTLRDITHRREMEITLEDRERFLRSLYEVLGAALESQDLRSMLQVLADRLGGIIGADGCFITQWDERSRQTIPMAAYGPLREIYPTLRPQPGELTATESALRAGRPLPIEDVFNTPYLSPHIAAQFPTRSLLALPLIAGGTWLGGLLIAYNTPHRFTNEEIARGEIMARIVALAIAKARSLEEAQARWREAEILRQAIAAVVEAPTLAEMLQRILEQLRTLIPYDSASVQWLREGYLEIVGQSGLPESILGFRFPIPGDNPNTRVVLERRPLILPDAPAEYPVFPEPPHALIRSWMGIPLIAQDRVIGMLALDSHEPGFFREDHLRLVMPFVNSVAVALERARWLEEERRHREELSRLNQDLEAFAHMAAHDLKQPLGIIIGATEFLEKDLNTLSAEELREHLRWIQRVGKKMHRMIEEFLLLASVRYTEVPRGPVAMEAIVKEVLDRLAPLIAETGARIHLPESWPTALGYGPWLEEVWANYLSNALRYGGQPPHVVLGADRLPNGMLRFWVKDNGPGIPPEEQARLFTPFGVRDRRPGSHGLGLSIVRMIVEKLGGEVGVESAPGRGSTFWFTLPAADSAQQPSGEKSYG